The Haloarcula sp. CBA1127 genome includes a region encoding these proteins:
- a CDS encoding VirB4 family type IV secretion system protein — MADNEEYNTNIIHESLGDSTNFWGDYTLGELILFLIPPFGFLVAMGMPFVPAALFFPALALTAVVEVFLYILHKVRPDHYRLTEWLRVKLFWLVKKRQYTHGQGNQDTRQVTRLERVMPHGIERVDGAYVGAVEVEPANMSLQDDEKWNKAVKSLTRLSESLTGRAKLHVTTAEVDNESHIQAHVDRLDDPDAESHSIFRGVLMEFVNRYTDDSGNVETETELQRKYYIVVWVTDDDIHDLQMNSDSIADYLTGIPVIGRLFTRFDSDTLTDAEREEFKAKKLHDRLETVDRAVNNMFRCRSRSVSPHELAHLTEDYWACETRSEREYEEASSVSPVTYSARELIKHGEGAAAHDAAEGMDTDDVGGTDYEVDETDFVSQLHRPGENHRSLVAPTDIEWEADHALIDQETYTRCFWIETYPEHPTSGMLEQLLLDTELAVDVSIYVDPYDSDAAVSVMKEWISSLKMLQNDKGELEAEDIEQEVNQAKYIRQMVRRNHTSLFRVGAFIRLTAETEEELRKQTNRLETLLRDSPSNCGVKRTTRRQEAGLVTVSPIGANELGQNRLSSMTGEALGSLFPFSSNYLRMDDGIEYGLHGHNDSSLLIDPWALETGHSELVTGMPGGGKTHGTQARAMRMLKKRSDVKQIYVDPVGDMHGSAKMLDAKTITISGETPLNPCEMHPTPPHVLEQSPDMQPVSAKKDEVYGVIENFLQSRDVDLEMHSGLITFLIDTIFAESDIDPADPSTHTPANSPDLSDFLEVVDRLQADPGMFPGATTESSQEKIQQYANELSIALHPFRPGSTFGNLSKESDLRLIDDSSKAVYLDLQQVEGSGSGLGKQSFIMQLLLSTLYQQAKNMQQKVEIIIDEAHYLFNDDANLESLNQIARHQRHAGLRLVMLSQTLSEFEDKGAAEEIAGMCPIKVHHREPELGDETAKSAGLTSEQQSYIQHAEAGKESLGDGQGYSQALVRVDEHGDYPLTIKTSWEEKQIIDLDADAEDALDVVAHEVDPHVADFEEFVHSKAVEQELTNHGLSPEKAEHVLNDLSEDELVDVVSVALDQAEPDAVIADGGIEAETDFEFGTTE, encoded by the coding sequence ATGGCTGATAACGAAGAATACAATACGAACATCATCCACGAATCCCTCGGAGATTCGACCAACTTTTGGGGAGACTACACGCTGGGGGAACTCATCCTGTTCCTCATCCCGCCGTTTGGCTTCCTCGTCGCGATGGGGATGCCGTTCGTACCAGCGGCGCTGTTCTTCCCAGCGTTGGCTCTCACAGCGGTCGTCGAGGTCTTCCTCTATATCCTGCACAAAGTCCGTCCGGACCACTATCGGTTGACCGAGTGGCTGCGAGTCAAACTGTTTTGGCTCGTGAAAAAGCGGCAGTACACTCACGGCCAGGGGAATCAGGACACTCGGCAGGTCACGCGACTAGAGCGGGTCATGCCCCACGGCATTGAGCGCGTCGACGGAGCGTACGTCGGCGCGGTCGAGGTCGAGCCCGCCAATATGTCGTTGCAGGACGACGAGAAATGGAATAAAGCCGTCAAGTCGCTCACACGCCTGTCTGAATCCCTGACTGGCCGGGCGAAACTCCACGTCACGACGGCCGAGGTCGATAACGAGTCCCATATCCAGGCACACGTCGACCGACTCGACGACCCCGACGCGGAGAGCCATTCGATCTTCCGGGGAGTCCTCATGGAGTTCGTCAACCGCTACACCGACGACAGCGGCAACGTTGAGACTGAGACTGAACTCCAGCGCAAGTACTACATCGTCGTTTGGGTCACTGACGACGATATTCACGACCTCCAGATGAACAGCGACTCCATCGCGGATTACTTGACTGGGATACCGGTCATTGGGCGGCTGTTCACTCGATTCGACAGTGACACGCTCACTGATGCCGAGCGAGAGGAGTTTAAGGCCAAGAAACTCCACGACCGGCTCGAAACCGTCGACAGAGCAGTCAACAATATGTTCCGGTGTCGCAGCCGGTCGGTCAGCCCCCACGAACTGGCCCACTTGACCGAGGACTACTGGGCCTGCGAAACCCGGTCGGAACGCGAGTACGAAGAGGCGTCCTCCGTCTCCCCGGTGACATACTCCGCGCGGGAACTCATCAAGCACGGCGAGGGTGCTGCAGCCCACGACGCTGCGGAGGGCATGGACACTGACGACGTTGGCGGGACCGACTACGAGGTCGACGAGACTGACTTCGTCTCCCAGTTGCATAGACCGGGAGAGAACCACCGGTCACTGGTCGCGCCAACAGATATCGAATGGGAAGCCGACCACGCCCTCATCGATCAGGAGACGTACACGCGGTGCTTCTGGATCGAGACGTATCCCGAACATCCGACAAGTGGGATGCTGGAACAACTGCTGCTGGATACGGAGCTTGCCGTCGACGTCTCAATCTACGTTGATCCCTACGACTCGGATGCAGCAGTCTCGGTGATGAAAGAGTGGATCTCGTCGCTGAAGATGCTGCAAAACGACAAGGGAGAACTTGAGGCTGAAGATATCGAGCAGGAGGTCAATCAGGCGAAGTACATCCGGCAGATGGTCCGGCGCAACCACACGTCGCTGTTCCGTGTCGGCGCGTTCATCCGGTTGACTGCCGAGACCGAAGAGGAACTGCGGAAGCAAACGAACCGGCTCGAAACGCTGCTGCGGGACTCGCCGTCGAACTGTGGGGTCAAGCGAACGACCCGCCGGCAGGAAGCAGGACTGGTGACAGTCTCGCCGATCGGAGCCAACGAACTCGGGCAGAACCGGCTCTCCTCGATGACTGGGGAAGCGCTCGGGTCGCTGTTCCCGTTTTCGTCGAACTACCTGCGGATGGACGACGGAATCGAGTACGGACTACACGGGCACAACGACTCCTCGCTGTTGATCGACCCGTGGGCACTGGAAACCGGCCACTCTGAGCTGGTGACTGGGATGCCTGGCGGCGGAAAGACTCACGGCACGCAGGCTCGGGCGATGCGGATGCTGAAAAAGCGGTCGGACGTCAAGCAGATCTACGTCGACCCGGTCGGGGATATGCACGGCAGTGCGAAGATGCTGGATGCAAAGACGATCACAATCAGCGGCGAGACGCCGCTGAATCCGTGCGAGATGCATCCGACGCCGCCTCATGTTCTTGAACAGTCCCCGGATATGCAGCCCGTCTCAGCAAAAAAAGACGAAGTGTACGGGGTCATCGAGAACTTCCTGCAATCGCGGGATGTCGACTTGGAGATGCACAGCGGACTCATCACGTTCCTGATCGACACGATCTTCGCTGAGTCCGATATCGACCCAGCGGACCCGTCGACGCATACGCCGGCGAACTCGCCGGACTTGAGCGATTTCTTGGAAGTTGTCGACCGCCTGCAAGCAGACCCGGGAATGTTCCCCGGAGCAACGACGGAGTCCTCTCAGGAGAAAATCCAGCAGTACGCAAACGAACTCTCGATTGCGCTGCATCCGTTCCGGCCGGGAAGTACGTTCGGCAATCTCTCGAAAGAGTCGGACCTGCGGCTGATCGACGACAGTAGCAAGGCTGTCTATCTGGATCTCCAGCAGGTCGAAGGCTCGGGCAGTGGCCTCGGCAAGCAGTCGTTCATTATGCAGTTGCTGTTGTCGACGCTGTACCAGCAGGCGAAAAATATGCAGCAGAAGGTCGAGATCATCATCGACGAAGCTCACTACCTGTTCAACGACGACGCGAACTTGGAGTCGCTGAACCAGATTGCTCGGCACCAGCGCCACGCCGGACTGCGGCTGGTGATGCTGTCCCAGACGCTCTCAGAGTTCGAGGACAAGGGCGCTGCTGAGGAAATTGCGGGGATGTGTCCGATCAAGGTGCATCACCGCGAGCCAGAGCTAGGTGATGAGACCGCGAAAAGCGCTGGCCTGACGAGCGAACAGCAGTCCTACATCCAGCACGCTGAAGCCGGGAAAGAGTCACTGGGTGACGGACAGGGCTATTCGCAAGCACTGGTCCGCGTTGATGAACACGGCGATTACCCGCTGACGATCAAGACGTCGTGGGAAGAGAAGCAGATTATCGACCTCGACGCTGATGCGGAAGATGCGCTGGACGTTGTTGCTCACGAGGTTGATCCCCACGTTGCTGACTTCGAAGAGTTCGTCCATTCCAAAGCAGTCGAGCAAGAGCTAACGAATCACGGATTATCGCCTGAGAAGGCTGAACACGTCCTCAATGATCTTAGCGAAGATGAGTTGGTGGACGTGGTGTCTGTAGCACTTGACCAGGCAGAGCCGGATGCAGTTATCGCCGATGGTGGTATCGAGGCAGAGACTGATTTCGAGTTCGGAACTACGGAGTGA
- a CDS encoding plasmid mobilization protein, producing MSEKVTIRMSAEQRKQIVKQANKAGEGVSEYILKAAERRISSELQEQRAGELNLGSELEYIADAVVEDVDEATNVDTDQELFYSVALWDLISSEFPADKRATAMEEATDKLEDEVETIRNKEGQE from the coding sequence ATGAGTGAAAAAGTTACAATTCGGATGAGTGCAGAGCAGCGAAAACAGATCGTAAAGCAGGCTAACAAAGCGGGTGAAGGGGTTTCAGAGTACATTCTGAAAGCTGCGGAACGGCGTATTTCGAGCGAACTACAGGAACAGCGTGCGGGGGAATTAAACCTTGGATCGGAACTGGAGTACATCGCTGATGCCGTCGTAGAAGACGTTGATGAAGCAACAAACGTTGACACGGATCAGGAACTGTTCTACTCGGTCGCTCTGTGGGATTTAATTTCCTCTGAGTTCCCGGCAGACAAGCGCGCTACTGCGATGGAAGAAGCGACAGATAAACTAGAGGATGAGGTTGAAACCATCCGAAACAAGGAGGGTCAGGAATGA
- a CDS encoding type IV secretion system DNA-binding domain-containing protein, with product MSSSSSAPPGQRSGEVPNSLKYDNVVGFVWAGFMLLFPPMIVDSDKVLPKRFWAWRYIYLGFGLISVAFFYDVLVQTPSVALLFPFAHVLAAISVGTLFADFTVPGLSLPMLSYSNTVILYAISIGIVFSGELLRRTSPEMLAMNQWDHDDGESVVPLEEVSHEHNEAEMPFTLDQDVSTAVVGETGSGKTSMMKLLAYQFPYYSNTAVIAHDTGEDFQAFYEELGFEVQRIRHEDSDVVWNLFKDADSESDFREVAGAIFGEADGHDPFHRPAKQTFAEMLMYLHLSAKKNNRRHALCHADIVSLLNEGHIALKEALDEFDRLDSGHIDPDKGKGAQNVYQTIKENVDPVFTGDFGDYGEFSLQEYIENPEGRVLIIDSNPTELETLGPMYQLLVDWSIRYAMNASNPTVHILDEIDALPALTQVTNLTARGRKHKARALVGVQTIGQLKDTYSTISGIVGNCPQGVYFGPGDSESTDFILDELGESRQYDRSEMVSMSHQGRGENPRTQARDTYKEKDKTPVTSGLLRDFQPGECVAVSRTTWVHGQSYELADVRDSLPAQGAESPGSSEPEPTEDDTDIENDSWFSFTRARLDDVLRGSVGETDGDESRNSGPDRNPEVEPTVDATDGLGDDDSSDPLDQTTANTAVTPPDTDRPDLSGEEDEYDGGDHDQQSDDNTGGLFSDPDPDPSLGGAESAEQEGGESPTESDAEEDSNETEERDETESKEEERDVSEFM from the coding sequence GTGAGTTCGAGTTCCTCTGCACCACCAGGACAACGCTCCGGGGAGGTTCCGAATAGCCTCAAGTACGACAACGTCGTCGGGTTCGTCTGGGCCGGATTTATGCTGTTGTTCCCGCCGATGATCGTCGATAGTGACAAGGTCCTTCCGAAGCGGTTCTGGGCGTGGCGCTACATCTACCTCGGGTTCGGACTGATTAGTGTGGCGTTCTTCTACGACGTGCTGGTCCAGACACCCAGCGTCGCATTGCTATTCCCATTCGCACACGTTCTGGCTGCCATCTCGGTCGGGACACTGTTCGCTGACTTCACCGTGCCCGGCCTGTCGCTGCCGATGCTCTCGTACTCGAATACGGTGATTCTGTATGCTATCTCAATCGGTATCGTGTTCTCCGGGGAGCTGCTCCGCCGGACATCGCCGGAAATGCTCGCGATGAACCAGTGGGACCACGACGACGGGGAGTCCGTCGTCCCGCTGGAAGAGGTCTCTCACGAACACAACGAGGCCGAAATGCCGTTCACCCTCGATCAGGATGTCTCTACAGCCGTCGTGGGCGAGACTGGTTCGGGGAAGACGTCGATGATGAAGCTGCTGGCCTACCAGTTCCCATACTACAGTAACACGGCAGTCATCGCCCACGATACTGGTGAGGACTTCCAAGCATTCTACGAGGAGCTGGGCTTTGAGGTCCAGCGCATCCGCCACGAAGATAGCGATGTGGTCTGGAATCTGTTCAAGGACGCTGATTCAGAGTCGGACTTCCGTGAGGTCGCCGGCGCGATCTTCGGCGAAGCCGACGGCCACGACCCGTTCCACCGGCCCGCCAAACAGACCTTCGCGGAGATGCTGATGTATCTGCATCTCAGCGCGAAAAAGAACAACCGCCGCCATGCGCTCTGTCACGCCGATATCGTCTCCTTGCTCAACGAGGGCCACATCGCGCTGAAGGAAGCCCTCGACGAGTTTGACCGGTTGGACTCGGGTCATATCGACCCTGACAAGGGGAAAGGCGCACAGAACGTTTACCAGACGATCAAGGAGAACGTCGATCCCGTCTTCACCGGCGACTTCGGAGACTACGGGGAGTTCTCGCTGCAAGAGTACATCGAGAACCCCGAAGGACGGGTCCTCATCATTGACTCGAACCCGACGGAACTGGAAACGCTTGGGCCGATGTATCAACTGCTCGTGGACTGGTCGATCCGCTACGCGATGAACGCCTCGAATCCCACGGTCCACATCCTCGACGAGATTGACGCGCTGCCGGCGCTCACGCAGGTAACGAACCTCACGGCGCGAGGCCGGAAACACAAGGCTCGGGCACTGGTCGGCGTACAGACAATCGGCCAGCTCAAGGACACGTACAGTACGATCTCTGGGATTGTCGGCAACTGCCCACAGGGAGTCTACTTTGGTCCGGGTGACAGTGAGTCGACGGACTTCATCCTCGACGAACTCGGCGAGAGTCGGCAGTATGATCGCTCGGAGATGGTCTCGATGAGTCACCAGGGGCGTGGCGAGAACCCACGAACGCAGGCTCGGGACACGTATAAAGAGAAGGACAAAACGCCGGTCACGTCCGGCCTGCTCCGAGACTTCCAGCCCGGTGAGTGCGTTGCCGTCTCTCGGACGACGTGGGTCCACGGGCAGTCCTACGAACTGGCTGACGTTCGCGACAGCCTCCCGGCGCAGGGCGCGGAGTCGCCGGGCAGTTCGGAACCAGAGCCAACGGAAGATGACACCGACATAGAGAACGACAGTTGGTTCTCGTTCACTCGGGCTCGACTTGACGATGTACTCCGTGGGTCAGTTGGTGAGACCGACGGCGATGAATCCAGAAATAGTGGCCCGGATCGTAACCCGGAAGTCGAGCCGACCGTCGACGCGACAGACGGGTTGGGCGACGACGATTCCAGTGACCCACTCGACCAGACAACAGCAAACACTGCCGTCACACCTCCGGACACAGACCGCCCAGACCTATCAGGTGAAGAAGATGAGTACGACGGTGGCGATCACGACCAGCAGTCCGACGACAACACCGGGGGACTCTTCTCTGATCCGGACCCAGATCCCAGCTTAGGTGGGGCGGAATCTGCCGAGCAGGAAGGCGGTGAATCACCCACTGAATCAGATGCAGAGGAAGACTCAAACGAGACTGAAGAGCGGGACGAAACTGAGTCAAAAGAGGAGGAGCGCGACGTATCTGAGTTCATGTAA
- a CDS encoding PQQ-binding-like beta-propeller repeat protein, with protein MTLIAGGVAGSAGCYASFQGRNQGVETERVPEPQRLRWRYKTNGRVPTAVRSRHGQLYVGSGDHHLYSLNPADGSLNWKFETNGPIWSSPKVNNDTIYVGSDNNSLYAVTSSGTERWHFEAGDDIISSPTTDDETVYFGSSDNHIYALNAESGDKHWEYLTKGRVGAGPSVHKDIVYVGSGDNSFYALDATTGEHLWDFPTEDKIWADAAVSGDHVFVGSTDATLYALNRHNGSLLWSLETDLDINSTPVVWNETVYFGNHLGVFYAADTATGEVRWKTGKTEGPLNSNPRVADGVVYVGDRHGYMRAFDAETGEQHWAVKTGNAIFSKPYITDDTVYFGSNDGYVYAIER; from the coding sequence TTGACACTGATCGCTGGCGGTGTGGCTGGGAGCGCCGGCTGTTATGCTTCCTTCCAGGGCCGAAATCAAGGCGTTGAGACCGAGCGTGTGCCTGAGCCACAGCGGCTTCGGTGGCGATATAAAACAAACGGCCGTGTCCCCACCGCAGTACGCAGTAGGCATGGCCAACTCTACGTTGGAAGCGGTGATCACCACCTTTATTCATTAAATCCGGCTGATGGATCGCTCAACTGGAAGTTTGAAACCAACGGCCCAATTTGGTCGAGTCCAAAGGTGAACAACGATACTATTTATGTTGGAAGTGACAATAATAGCCTCTACGCAGTAACTTCCAGCGGAACGGAGCGCTGGCATTTCGAAGCTGGCGACGATATCATCAGTAGTCCAACCACTGATGATGAAACAGTGTACTTTGGAAGTTCCGATAACCATATCTACGCACTCAATGCCGAGTCAGGAGACAAGCATTGGGAGTACCTGACCAAGGGCCGTGTCGGGGCAGGTCCATCTGTACACAAAGATATTGTGTATGTGGGTAGTGGTGACAATTCATTTTATGCGCTTGATGCCACGACTGGTGAGCATTTGTGGGACTTCCCGACCGAGGACAAGATCTGGGCAGACGCTGCTGTTTCTGGGGATCATGTCTTTGTCGGGTCAACTGACGCCACGCTGTACGCACTGAACCGTCACAACGGTAGTTTGCTCTGGTCACTGGAAACTGATCTTGATATTAATTCTACCCCAGTTGTCTGGAATGAGACAGTCTATTTTGGTAATCATCTTGGAGTCTTTTATGCTGCGGATACAGCCACAGGCGAGGTCCGCTGGAAGACCGGGAAGACAGAAGGTCCACTTAACAGCAATCCAAGAGTTGCCGATGGCGTGGTCTACGTCGGCGACCGTCACGGCTACATGCGGGCTTTTGACGCCGAGACGGGAGAACAGCACTGGGCAGTTAAGACTGGCAACGCTATCTTCTCTAAACCGTACATTACCGACGACACCGTCTATTTCGGCAGCAACGATGGGTACGTGTACGCCATTGAGCGCTGA
- a CDS encoding helix-turn-helix domain-containing protein → MSRTSDQTDGDIVRDFLSIADILEEPQLAQLYTYLAHEDEATVQDVMHELDLAQGTAYSYVNRIVDAGVVEVTHDEQPRRYAAREINLTVTTAAGDREYTITPALIDAVGRRETNDDIDTYIDRHGVAGLATALTYAVARERGEVTHRLMAEDLDISPLAAEMILQALRPVVHEHYDIEASGASLDELDIDDGAADDT, encoded by the coding sequence ATGTCACGCACCTCAGACCAGACCGACGGCGACATCGTCCGCGACTTCCTCTCGATTGCGGATATCCTCGAAGAGCCACAGCTTGCCCAGCTATACACGTACCTCGCTCACGAAGACGAGGCAACCGTCCAAGACGTAATGCACGAACTCGACCTCGCACAAGGAACTGCCTACAGCTACGTCAACCGGATCGTCGACGCCGGCGTCGTCGAGGTCACTCACGATGAACAGCCCCGTCGATATGCAGCCCGCGAGATCAACCTGACTGTGACGACAGCCGCCGGCGACCGCGAGTACACGATCACGCCAGCGCTCATCGACGCGGTCGGTCGCCGTGAGACCAACGACGACATCGACACCTACATCGACCGCCACGGCGTCGCCGGCCTCGCAACGGCGCTCACCTACGCGGTCGCCCGCGAACGTGGAGAAGTGACCCACCGGCTGATGGCCGAAGACCTCGATATCTCGCCATTAGCTGCGGAGATGATCCTGCAGGCGCTCCGGCCCGTCGTCCACGAACACTACGATATCGAGGCGTCGGGCGCGTCGCTTGACGAGTTGGACATCGACGACGGCGCTGCTGACGACACGTGA
- a CDS encoding SOSS complex subunit B family protein has protein sequence MYATNSSGKKASASKQTVTLSAHVEGGPEQLLEQVAATENGDELDFRMNKGSDSRGNYYARQEEAYDYDWTRSTKVGPNRYFGETLEQQEERHGREAEQARHSEVARAHVDGPDREASARQLTEAEAERADGFRSPADPRQWMDRDTLARVNQQAATLADKTSLSQAAASRRLAALVSGQMGNCDDLYEASFTVLAEARDELESPTPIADVSPYGYECTVEGEVTHIIEEPDARNQYQVLYLEDDEGTSAKVTVWGKSMHGGEMVRTLHEGDRVRISGGKPDEYNGMKTVAVTSDTLMCVIERGDGPAPTGHAGCAFGTSGESRTAASWEAESDTHQWANERDTDRAVAVTLGKARCPECSDLFDTEHGAATHRGIAHSAD, from the coding sequence ATGTACGCTACCAATTCCAGCGGTAAGAAAGCATCGGCAAGCAAGCAGACGGTTACCCTCTCCGCCCACGTCGAGGGCGGTCCCGAGCAACTTCTAGAGCAGGTCGCAGCAACCGAGAACGGCGACGAACTCGATTTCCGGATGAACAAGGGCAGCGATAGCCGCGGCAACTACTACGCCCGTCAGGAGGAGGCATACGACTACGACTGGACGCGCTCGACCAAGGTTGGGCCGAACCGATACTTTGGCGAAACTCTGGAACAGCAAGAGGAGCGCCACGGACGCGAGGCCGAGCAAGCCCGACATTCCGAGGTCGCACGCGCTCACGTCGACGGTCCCGACCGCGAAGCCTCGGCTCGCCAGCTCACCGAAGCCGAGGCGGAACGTGCCGACGGTTTCCGCTCGCCGGCTGACCCCCGGCAGTGGATGGACCGGGACACGCTGGCCCGAGTCAACCAGCAGGCCGCAACGCTCGCAGACAAGACCAGTCTGTCACAGGCGGCGGCGAGCCGCCGGCTCGCGGCCCTCGTCTCCGGGCAGATGGGCAACTGTGACGACCTGTATGAGGCGTCCTTTACCGTGCTTGCGGAAGCCCGCGACGAACTGGAATCACCCACGCCAATCGCGGATGTCTCGCCCTACGGCTACGAGTGTACCGTCGAGGGTGAAGTCACCCACATCATTGAGGAGCCAGACGCTCGGAACCAGTACCAAGTGCTGTACCTCGAAGACGACGAGGGTACGAGCGCGAAGGTCACGGTCTGGGGCAAGTCCATGCACGGCGGCGAGATGGTCCGCACGCTCCACGAAGGCGATAGGGTGCGAATCTCCGGGGGCAAGCCAGACGAGTACAACGGCATGAAGACGGTGGCGGTCACGAGTGACACGCTCATGTGCGTCATCGAGCGCGGCGACGGTCCCGCGCCCACTGGACACGCTGGCTGTGCATTTGGCACCTCCGGCGAAAGCCGAACGGCGGCGTCGTGGGAAGCAGAGTCAGACACCCATCAGTGGGCCAACGAGCGGGATACTGACCGCGCGGTCGCCGTGACGCTCGGGAAGGCCCGCTGTCCCGAGTGTTCGGACCTGTTCGACACTGAGCATGGGGCCGCCACCCATCGCGGCATCGCCCACTCCGCAGACTGA
- a CDS encoding nuclease-related domain-containing DEAD/DEAH box helicase, giving the protein MDFIPTEVDTGQRGSEAELPVWDAIKSAFGADDLGIAYYKYPVIDKSGEDYDREPDFVLLHQELGLIVIECKGYQIDHIDTIQGQVWNLQGISQSKAKPHPQARDQAFKIRSYFARESELTDEMGRCKIPVNVFIALPNISREEWTDCGYDELPSTPRVLTSDDLSPQSLRDQLNKTPKMEALSSEEFRAARSVLGGGTVIGNEGTAAPPDPTTKGELYDTVEQRLPKLDQKQEEIGIQIPPGPQRIRGIAGSGKTILMAMKAARMHAKHPEWDIAVTFMTKSLYPQIQSLISRFYWHFAEEEPNWNKLRLLHGWGGHTVLDGMYYVLSQNSEAHDFLNVGDAHARFGRFEKTPDLLDSCCASLIESGDVPTMFDAVLIDEAQDFLPNFFKMCREALREPKRLVWAYDEAQSLNSLTAPRSENIFGTNDDGELLVDLSGSYEGGIQKSQIMRKAYRSPREVLMAAHYFGMGLKREQGAVQAITTKPGWENLGYEVVDGDFRRTGEDIRIRRPEENSPHPLSEHEEARPFVRFSAAETKREEIELIAESISQDITAHGLDPEQIMVILLDRETQEDADEPTDRLDEASADDIVFNRVWDGESSVFAVDDEVTVTRINRAKGNEAAMVYISGLEHVDNVSSGQSLVRRRNQAFVAMTRTRGWCHVTGTGSCDAFDEMRSVLDGVTADEPEMLFPAPDPQSLENEMEAEPEPTTLTDFISEEE; this is encoded by the coding sequence GTGGATTTCATACCGACCGAAGTCGACACAGGGCAAAGAGGTAGTGAGGCAGAGTTGCCGGTCTGGGATGCAATCAAAAGCGCGTTCGGGGCGGACGACTTGGGTATTGCCTACTACAAATATCCAGTTATTGATAAGAGCGGCGAGGACTATGATCGGGAACCTGATTTTGTGCTTCTGCATCAAGAACTGGGCCTGATTGTTATCGAGTGTAAAGGCTACCAGATCGACCATATCGATACAATCCAGGGACAGGTATGGAATCTTCAAGGAATAAGCCAGTCGAAGGCAAAACCTCATCCGCAAGCCCGAGATCAGGCATTTAAGATTCGCTCGTATTTCGCTCGGGAAAGCGAACTCACTGACGAGATGGGGCGGTGTAAGATTCCAGTGAACGTGTTCATTGCGCTTCCCAACATCTCACGTGAGGAGTGGACTGACTGCGGGTATGATGAACTCCCATCGACACCACGGGTACTCACCTCAGATGATCTTTCGCCGCAGTCACTTCGTGACCAATTAAACAAGACACCGAAGATGGAGGCACTCTCCAGTGAGGAATTCCGTGCTGCTCGATCTGTCCTCGGTGGTGGAACCGTCATCGGCAACGAGGGAACTGCTGCACCACCAGACCCAACCACCAAAGGGGAACTCTATGATACAGTCGAACAGCGCCTCCCGAAGCTTGATCAAAAGCAAGAGGAGATCGGCATTCAGATCCCACCTGGCCCTCAGCGAATCCGGGGTATCGCAGGCTCTGGCAAAACCATTCTTATGGCGATGAAGGCAGCCCGGATGCACGCGAAACATCCAGAGTGGGATATTGCGGTCACGTTCATGACCAAGAGCCTCTATCCCCAGATACAGAGCCTCATTTCTCGCTTCTACTGGCACTTCGCTGAGGAAGAACCAAACTGGAACAAGTTGCGACTGCTCCACGGGTGGGGTGGCCACACAGTGCTTGATGGGATGTACTATGTTCTCTCACAGAACTCGGAAGCTCATGACTTCCTCAACGTTGGTGACGCCCATGCTCGGTTTGGCCGATTCGAAAAAACACCGGACTTGCTTGATTCCTGCTGTGCCTCTCTCATTGAATCAGGGGACGTCCCCACGATGTTCGATGCGGTTTTGATCGACGAGGCGCAGGATTTCCTCCCGAATTTCTTCAAAATGTGTCGAGAGGCACTTCGCGAGCCCAAACGGCTTGTCTGGGCGTATGATGAAGCCCAGAGCCTGAACTCGCTCACGGCACCTCGATCCGAGAATATCTTTGGGACCAACGATGATGGGGAGTTGCTTGTTGATCTGAGCGGGTCATATGAGGGTGGCATCCAGAAATCCCAGATAATGCGGAAAGCGTACCGCTCACCGCGAGAGGTGCTCATGGCCGCCCACTACTTTGGAATGGGACTGAAACGAGAGCAAGGTGCTGTGCAAGCGATCACAACAAAGCCCGGCTGGGAAAATCTCGGATACGAGGTCGTTGATGGCGACTTCCGCCGCACAGGCGAGGACATCCGAATTCGTCGCCCAGAAGAGAACTCGCCACACCCGCTGAGCGAACACGAAGAGGCTCGTCCATTCGTCCGCTTCTCCGCTGCTGAGACGAAACGCGAGGAAATTGAGCTGATTGCTGAGAGTATCTCACAGGATATTACGGCTCACGGGCTTGATCCAGAGCAAATCATGGTCATTCTCTTGGATCGAGAAACCCAGGAGGATGCGGATGAGCCGACGGATCGTCTTGATGAAGCCTCAGCTGATGACATCGTCTTCAACCGAGTATGGGACGGTGAATCGAGCGTGTTCGCGGTCGACGATGAAGTAACTGTCACTCGGATCAACCGCGCGAAAGGGAACGAAGCAGCAATGGTCTATATTTCCGGGTTAGAGCACGTTGACAATGTCTCTAGTGGACAATCACTGGTTCGGCGGCGCAATCAGGCCTTTGTCGCCATGACCCGAACTCGGGGGTGGTGTCACGTTACTGGGACTGGCTCGTGTGACGCGTTCGATGAGATGCGGTCAGTGCTTGATGGTGTCACTGCAGATGAGCCTGAAATGCTCTTTCCCGCGCCTGATCCACAGTCACTTGAGAACGAAATGGAAGCTGAGCCCGAACCAACGACGCTCACTGACTTCATTTCAGAAGAAGAGTAA